A part of Streptomyces sp. NBC_01497 genomic DNA contains:
- a CDS encoding endonuclease V, whose translation MMITGTPADAAEAYAVQDALRRSLVLDEAGPVPGTGRVTGVDVAYDDERDVVAAAAVVLDAATLTVVEEATAVGRVSFPYVPGLLAFREVPTVLAALARLEGDPGLLVCDGYGLAHPRRFGLACHLGVVTGFPSIGVAKTPFLLRPEPPGLERGAWSPLIAPEGDEVGRALRTRKGVRPVFVSVGHRVGLANACAHTLRLAPAYRLPETTRRADALCRRALREATSG comes from the coding sequence ATGATGATCACGGGGACACCGGCGGACGCGGCCGAGGCGTACGCCGTCCAGGACGCCCTGCGCCGCAGCCTGGTGCTGGACGAGGCCGGTCCTGTGCCGGGCACGGGCCGGGTGACCGGCGTGGACGTCGCCTACGACGACGAGCGTGACGTGGTCGCCGCGGCGGCGGTCGTACTGGACGCGGCGACGCTGACCGTCGTTGAGGAGGCCACCGCCGTGGGCAGGGTGTCCTTCCCGTACGTGCCGGGGCTGCTCGCGTTCCGCGAGGTCCCGACCGTGCTCGCCGCGCTCGCCCGGCTCGAAGGTGATCCGGGGCTGCTCGTGTGCGACGGCTACGGCCTCGCGCACCCCCGCAGGTTCGGGCTCGCCTGCCACCTCGGGGTGGTGACCGGGTTCCCGTCGATCGGCGTCGCCAAGACGCCGTTCCTCCTCCGTCCCGAGCCGCCCGGCCTCGAACGCGGCGCCTGGTCACCGCTGATCGCGCCGGAGGGCGACGAGGTCGGCCGGGCCCTGCGGACCAGAAAGGGCGTCAGGCCCGTCTTCGTGTCGGTCGGCCACCGGGTCGGCCTGGCCAACGCCTGCGCCCACACCCTGCGGCTGGCCCCGGCCTACCGGTTGCCGGAGACGACGCGCAGGGCCGACGCGCTCTGCCGTCGCGCGCTGCGCGAGGCGACGTCGGGCTGA
- a CDS encoding ThuA domain-containing protein gives MQRAPHHRSRTRSRLTVGLATGALAASLLGTAAASAQPAPEAGAAALALPSPPGGSKVKVLVYYGSTGEESPTVDAGIEAVETIGQTGPAAKRFTTTATADGAVFTNAKKLGTYNAVVFLTSPGDVLDPDQEAGLESYVEAGGGFVGIHDAAKTEPYSDWYTGLIGARPAATSPTDVQRATVEVGDRIHPATKNLPLEWKRADNWFNWATNPTGTVHTVASVRESTYKPGQGAAGTADHPVSWCRDYDGGRSFYTGMGGTVASFAEADFRAHLRGALEWTSRISRADCKATIDANYTAQRITAPNQPGQQDQIGEPHGLTIAPDGKILYIGRGGGTATDPVVTDWNDPDVGKGTGRVYVWDPKTKKASVAGAFTVFGNRGGGDELNKTEEGLVGITLDPNYASNGWVYVYWAPHSEIDRDTQMGKRRISRFTMNLTTDKLDMSSEKVLLQWPMQIHSCCHVGGGMAFDSKGNLYVGVGDNNSSLYSDGYSGNNPEPNYKGVSFADARRTAGNTNNLNGKILRIHPEGDGTYTLPAGNLFTGKESAEGGGKTRGEIYAMGVRNPARLSIDKKTDILYVGWVGPDAGAPSTTWGPAKYDTFAVITHASNRGWPYCMGDKQPYRDRNLPDPSKPLGWYDCDHLKNESPNNDGLVNIPPAEANNIWYSPQGGAPDYPRDANGVPNYDPSKATYQLPWLKGGGQATMDGPVYRFDPTLKSSVKWPQYWDGKWFVADFYDATNPRHAVTMNPDNQGEGGLPIHADSLRKIIPVGNGGIRNLMDWKFAPDGSLYVLDYGRGFFNSDSESALWRVTYTGGAPTPAAKDLVKKGA, from the coding sequence ATGCAGCGTGCACCACATCACCGGTCAAGAACGCGGAGCAGACTCACCGTCGGTCTGGCCACGGGCGCCCTGGCGGCGTCGTTGCTGGGTACGGCGGCCGCGTCGGCGCAGCCGGCTCCCGAAGCAGGGGCCGCGGCCCTTGCGCTCCCGTCGCCGCCCGGCGGCTCGAAGGTCAAGGTGCTGGTCTACTACGGCTCCACGGGCGAGGAGTCCCCGACCGTGGACGCCGGGATCGAGGCCGTCGAGACCATCGGACAGACCGGGCCGGCCGCGAAGCGGTTCACGACCACGGCCACCGCCGACGGGGCCGTCTTCACGAACGCGAAGAAACTCGGCACCTACAACGCGGTGGTCTTCCTGACCAGCCCCGGCGACGTGCTCGACCCCGACCAGGAGGCGGGGCTCGAATCGTACGTCGAGGCCGGCGGCGGCTTCGTCGGCATCCACGACGCCGCCAAGACCGAGCCGTACTCGGACTGGTACACCGGACTGATCGGCGCCAGGCCCGCGGCGACCAGCCCGACGGACGTCCAGCGGGCGACCGTCGAGGTCGGCGACCGTATCCATCCGGCCACCAAGAACCTCCCGCTCGAATGGAAACGAGCGGACAACTGGTTCAACTGGGCCACCAACCCCACGGGCACGGTGCACACCGTCGCCAGCGTCCGGGAGAGCACGTACAAGCCGGGCCAGGGCGCGGCGGGCACGGCGGACCACCCGGTCTCCTGGTGCCGTGACTACGACGGCGGCCGGTCCTTCTACACCGGCATGGGCGGTACGGTCGCCTCCTTCGCCGAGGCCGACTTCCGCGCGCATCTGCGCGGCGCCCTGGAGTGGACGTCGCGCATCTCGCGCGCCGACTGCAAGGCGACGATCGACGCCAACTACACGGCGCAGCGGATCACCGCCCCCAACCAGCCGGGCCAGCAGGACCAGATCGGCGAGCCGCACGGCCTGACGATCGCCCCGGACGGGAAGATCCTCTACATCGGGCGCGGCGGCGGCACGGCCACCGACCCGGTCGTCACCGACTGGAACGACCCGGACGTCGGCAAGGGCACCGGACGGGTATACGTCTGGGACCCGAAGACGAAGAAGGCGAGCGTCGCCGGCGCCTTCACCGTCTTCGGCAACCGGGGCGGCGGCGACGAGCTGAACAAGACCGAGGAAGGCCTCGTCGGCATCACGCTCGACCCGAACTACGCCAGCAACGGCTGGGTCTACGTCTACTGGGCCCCGCACTCGGAGATCGACCGCGACACCCAGATGGGCAAGCGGCGCATCTCCCGCTTCACCATGAACCTGACGACGGACAAGCTCGACATGTCGTCGGAGAAGGTGCTGCTCCAGTGGCCGATGCAGATCCACAGCTGCTGCCACGTGGGCGGCGGGATGGCCTTCGACTCGAAGGGCAACCTGTACGTCGGCGTCGGTGACAACAACTCCTCGCTCTACAGCGACGGTTACTCGGGCAACAACCCGGAGCCGAACTACAAGGGCGTCTCCTTCGCGGACGCGCGCCGTACGGCCGGCAACACCAACAACCTCAACGGGAAGATCCTGCGGATCCACCCCGAGGGCGACGGCACGTACACGCTGCCCGCGGGCAACCTGTTCACGGGCAAGGAGAGCGCCGAGGGCGGCGGCAAGACCCGCGGCGAGATCTACGCGATGGGCGTGCGCAACCCGGCGCGGCTGTCGATCGACAAGAAGACCGACATCCTCTACGTCGGCTGGGTCGGTCCCGACGCGGGCGCGCCTTCCACCACCTGGGGTCCGGCGAAGTACGACACGTTCGCGGTGATCACCCACGCGAGCAACCGCGGCTGGCCGTACTGCATGGGCGACAAGCAGCCCTACCGGGACCGCAACCTGCCGGACCCGAGCAAGCCGCTCGGCTGGTACGACTGCGACCACCTGAAGAACGAGTCGCCCAACAACGACGGGCTGGTCAACATCCCGCCGGCCGAGGCGAACAACATCTGGTACTCGCCGCAGGGCGGGGCGCCGGACTACCCGCGTGACGCGAACGGCGTGCCGAACTACGACCCGAGCAAGGCGACCTACCAGCTGCCGTGGCTCAAGGGCGGTGGCCAGGCGACCATGGACGGACCGGTCTACCGGTTCGACCCGACGCTCAAGAGCAGCGTCAAGTGGCCGCAGTACTGGGACGGGAAGTGGTTCGTCGCGGACTTCTACGACGCGACCAACCCGCGGCACGCCGTCACCATGAACCCCGACAACCAGGGTGAGGGCGGGCTGCCGATCCACGCGGACTCGCTGCGGAAGATCATTCCGGTGGGCAACGGCGGTATCCGCAACCTGATGGACTGGAAGTTCGCCCCGGACGGCTCGCTGTACGTCCTCGACTACGGGCGCGGCTTCTTCAACTCCGACTCCGAGTCCGCGCTGTGGCGCGTGACGTACACCGGCGGCGCGCCGACCCCGGCCGCCAAGGACCTGGTCAAGAAGGGAGCGTGA
- a CDS encoding multicopper oxidase domain-containing protein, producing MDRRSFNRRLLAGGAAVAGVTAVGVASAPVATSATTAAPAATAPAGGRVTHITLFAEKLADGQLGYGLERGKATVPGPLIEMVEGDTLYIDFENTLDVDVSLHAHGVDYDVASDGTRLNNSEVPPGGKRTYTWRTHAPAKRADGTFQPGSAGYWHYHDHVVGTDHGTGGIKAGLFGALVVRRKGDPLPDKTFTVVFNDMQINNLTMGPDLKATVGDRVEFVSITHGEFYHTFHIHGHRWADNRTGLITDPGDTSPIIDTKIVGPANSFGFQVIAGEHVGAGAWMYHCHVQSHSDLGMAGLFLVYKPDGTIPSYEAMHHPAGAEAEKSAKTAHDAAKAMGAMPGMDMSAGSMDMKDMPGMRH from the coding sequence ATGGACAGAAGGAGCTTCAACAGGCGGTTGCTCGCGGGCGGCGCCGCCGTCGCGGGGGTCACCGCCGTGGGCGTGGCGTCGGCTCCCGTCGCGACCTCGGCGACCACCGCCGCTCCGGCCGCCACGGCGCCGGCCGGCGGGCGGGTCACCCACATCACGCTGTTCGCGGAGAAGCTCGCCGACGGGCAGTTGGGCTACGGCCTGGAGCGCGGCAAGGCCACCGTGCCGGGACCGCTGATCGAGATGGTCGAGGGCGACACGCTGTACATCGACTTCGAGAACACCCTGGACGTGGACGTCAGCCTGCACGCGCACGGCGTCGACTACGACGTCGCGAGCGACGGCACCCGCCTGAACAACAGCGAGGTACCGCCCGGCGGGAAGCGCACGTACACCTGGCGCACGCACGCTCCGGCGAAGCGCGCGGACGGCACCTTCCAGCCCGGCAGCGCCGGTTACTGGCACTACCACGACCACGTCGTCGGCACCGATCACGGCACCGGAGGCATCAAGGCGGGGCTCTTCGGCGCGCTGGTCGTGCGCAGGAAGGGCGACCCGCTGCCGGACAAGACGTTCACCGTCGTCTTCAACGACATGCAGATCAACAACCTGACCATGGGCCCCGACCTCAAGGCCACGGTGGGGGACCGGGTCGAGTTCGTGTCGATCACGCACGGCGAGTTCTACCACACGTTCCACATCCACGGTCACCGCTGGGCGGACAACAGGACCGGCCTGATCACGGACCCCGGCGACACCAGCCCGATCATCGACACCAAGATCGTCGGCCCGGCGAACTCCTTCGGCTTCCAGGTGATCGCGGGCGAACACGTCGGCGCCGGCGCCTGGATGTACCACTGCCACGTGCAGAGCCACTCCGACCTGGGGATGGCCGGGCTCTTCCTCGTGTACAAGCCGGACGGCACCATCCCGTCGTACGAGGCGATGCACCATCCGGCCGGGGCAGAGGCCGAGAAGTCCGCGAAGACGGCTCACGACGCCGCGAAGGCGATGGGCGCCATGCCCGGGATGGACATGAGCGCCGGCTCCATGGACATGAAGGACATGCCGGGGATGCGGCACTGA
- a CDS encoding SsgA family sporulation/cell division regulator yields MSPVIEQAVQARVVASSPSLETVPATLVYDRTDPFTVRMAFPPLATLEGTEVVWEFSRELLTAGMSQPAGEGDVRVRPFGYGRTVLEFHAPEGTAMVHLRSSDLRRFLDRSRFLVPEGHEHLYLDLDEALAELLRDVY; encoded by the coding sequence ATGTCACCTGTGATCGAACAGGCCGTGCAGGCGCGCGTCGTCGCCTCGTCCCCGAGCCTGGAGACCGTGCCCGCGACCCTGGTCTACGACAGAACCGACCCGTTCACCGTCCGTATGGCCTTCCCGCCGCTCGCCACCCTGGAGGGCACGGAGGTCGTCTGGGAGTTCTCGCGCGAGCTGCTCACCGCGGGGATGTCGCAGCCGGCGGGCGAGGGCGACGTACGGGTCCGGCCGTTCGGCTACGGGCGGACGGTCCTGGAGTTCCACGCTCCGGAGGGGACGGCGATGGTCCACCTGCGCTCGTCGGACCTGCGCAGGTTCCTCGACCGCTCCCGGTTCCTGGTGCCCGAGGGACACGAACACCTCTACCTCGACCTGGACGAGGCGCTCGCCGAGCTGCTGCGCGACGTGTACTGA
- a CDS encoding oxidoreductase, whose amino-acid sequence MTSTTGTSTTTAISAAAPDGEFAGVRVLVTGGTQGIGAAVAVRFAEAGADVVVAARTPVDEPPAGRFFAADIATADGAAALAAQVTRSLGGIDVLINNAGSQTYLPGGAREATDDDWYRDLDTNLMSAVRLDRALLPGMIARKRWVIIHVTSGQARLPGAASLPYAAAKAATTVYSKGLANEVGQHGIRVNTVVPGLIETPAVTRRLDRLTADSGQDADTARRQLIDRVGIPLGRPGRPVDVAEVVAFLASDRAAFLTGSQYVVDGGSIPTV is encoded by the coding sequence ATGACCTCCACCACAGGGACATCCACCACCACGGCGATATCCGCCGCCGCTCCGGACGGCGAGTTCGCCGGTGTCCGGGTCCTGGTCACCGGCGGCACGCAGGGGATCGGCGCGGCGGTCGCGGTCCGGTTCGCCGAGGCCGGGGCCGACGTCGTCGTCGCGGCCCGCACGCCGGTCGACGAACCGCCCGCCGGCAGGTTCTTCGCCGCCGACATCGCCACCGCCGACGGGGCCGCCGCCCTCGCCGCGCAAGTGACACGCTCGCTCGGCGGAATCGACGTCCTGATCAACAACGCCGGCAGCCAGACGTACCTCCCCGGCGGGGCACGTGAGGCGACCGACGACGACTGGTACCGCGACCTCGACACCAACCTGATGTCGGCGGTCCGCCTGGACCGGGCCCTGCTGCCGGGGATGATCGCGCGGAAGCGATGGGTCATCATCCATGTCACGTCGGGGCAGGCGCGCCTGCCCGGTGCCGCGTCGCTCCCGTACGCGGCGGCGAAGGCCGCGACGACCGTCTACAGCAAGGGCCTGGCCAACGAGGTCGGCCAGCACGGGATCAGGGTGAACACCGTCGTCCCCGGGCTCATCGAGACCCCGGCCGTCACCCGGCGGCTGGACCGGCTCACCGCCGACAGCGGACAGGACGCCGATACGGCCCGCCGGCAGCTGATCGACCGGGTCGGCATCCCGCTCGGGCGCCCCGGCAGGCCCGTCGACGTCGCCGAGGTCGTCGCGTTTCTCGCCTCCGACCGCGCGGCGTTCCTCACCGGCAGCCAGTACGTCGTCGACGGCGGCAGTATTCCGACGGTGTAG
- a CDS encoding WhiB family transcriptional regulator, with product MPINITTGTADSPLAWQESALCAQTGPEFFFPAPGSSTREAKQLCGACPERAACLDYALEHDERFGVWGGLSERERLNLRRNRH from the coding sequence ATGCCGATCAACATCACCACCGGTACCGCCGACTCGCCGCTCGCCTGGCAGGAAAGCGCATTGTGCGCGCAGACCGGACCCGAGTTCTTCTTCCCCGCGCCGGGTTCCTCGACCCGCGAGGCCAAGCAGCTCTGCGGCGCCTGCCCGGAGCGCGCGGCATGCCTCGACTACGCGCTGGAACACGACGAACGCTTCGGCGTCTGGGGCGGGCTCTCCGAGCGCGAACGGCTGAACCTGCGGCGCAACCGCCACTGA
- a CDS encoding permease gives MHAVVHALSIAASMTWEITWALILGFALSAVVQAVVRKSTVISLLGDDRPRTLAVAAGLGAASSSCSYAAVALARSLFRKGAHFTAAMAFEIASTNLVVELGVILALLMGWQFTAAEFVGGPVMIVVLAVLFRLFLRDPLLSRAREQARRQVAGAMEGHAAMDMSVRRTGSFARRLLSEEGFTSTSHVFVMEWAAILRDLVIGLLIAGAIAAWVPDAFWSALFFDGHPLAARLWGPLIGPLVAVASFVCSIGNVPLAVVLWKGGISFGGVVAFIFADLLILPILNIYRKYYGARTALFLFGTFYAAAVIAGYAVEFAFGGLGLIPDQADARIPTEGFSWNYTAFLNFAFLLLAGVVLVRFFRTGGLRMLRMMGGAPNGREHGGHGGHG, from the coding sequence ATCCACGCCGTAGTGCACGCACTGTCGATCGCCGCCTCCATGACCTGGGAGATCACCTGGGCGCTGATCCTCGGCTTCGCCCTGTCCGCCGTGGTGCAGGCCGTCGTCCGCAAGTCGACCGTGATCTCCCTGCTGGGGGACGACCGTCCCCGGACCCTGGCCGTCGCGGCCGGGCTCGGAGCGGCGTCCTCCTCGTGCTCCTACGCGGCGGTGGCACTGGCCCGCTCGCTGTTTCGCAAGGGCGCGCACTTCACCGCGGCGATGGCCTTCGAGATCGCCTCCACCAATCTCGTCGTCGAACTCGGGGTGATCCTGGCCCTGCTGATGGGCTGGCAGTTCACCGCGGCGGAGTTCGTCGGCGGGCCCGTCATGATCGTCGTTCTGGCCGTGCTGTTCCGGCTGTTCCTGCGCGACCCGCTCCTGAGCCGGGCACGCGAGCAGGCCCGACGCCAGGTGGCCGGGGCGATGGAGGGCCACGCGGCGATGGACATGTCGGTACGGCGTACGGGGTCCTTCGCCCGGCGCCTGCTGTCGGAGGAGGGGTTCACCTCCACGAGTCACGTCTTCGTGATGGAGTGGGCGGCGATCCTGAGGGACCTGGTGATCGGCCTGCTGATCGCGGGTGCCATCGCGGCCTGGGTGCCCGACGCGTTCTGGAGCGCGCTCTTCTTCGACGGCCACCCGTTGGCGGCCAGACTCTGGGGCCCGCTCATCGGCCCGCTGGTCGCCGTGGCCTCGTTCGTGTGCTCGATCGGGAACGTGCCGCTCGCCGTCGTGCTGTGGAAAGGGGGCATCAGCTTCGGAGGCGTGGTCGCGTTCATCTTCGCCGACCTGCTGATCCTGCCGATCCTGAACATCTACCGGAAGTACTACGGCGCCAGGACCGCCCTCTTCCTGTTCGGGACCTTCTATGCCGCGGCGGTCATCGCCGGCTACGCCGTGGAGTTCGCCTTCGGCGGTCTCGGGCTCATCCCCGACCAGGCCGACGCCAGGATCCCGACGGAGGGCTTTTCGTGGAACTACACGGCGTTCCTCAACTTCGCCTTCCTTCTCCTGGCGGGCGTGGTCCTCGTCCGGTTCTTCCGCACCGGCGGCCTGCGGATGCTCCGCATGATGGGCGGCGCCCCGAACGGCCGGGAGCACGGTGGGCACGGCGGCCACGGCTGA
- a CDS encoding TetR/AcrR family transcriptional regulator, protein MPKVTQEHRDARRRQILAAAREVFADKGFAQASTGEIVAASGLSTGAVYSYFPSKNDLVVAVCEGVVDHVIDLAGIRDAAELLARIRARHAGHARLMAQVWAEAAVSPGLAARIRGQLAKDQETVAGLIREDRRARGLPASPDPAGVAGALLALLTGYAQRLAIGQDIDTPAFRQALQSLLGDAN, encoded by the coding sequence ATGCCCAAGGTCACCCAGGAGCACCGCGACGCCCGGCGCCGGCAGATCCTGGCCGCCGCTCGCGAGGTCTTCGCGGACAAGGGCTTCGCCCAGGCCTCCACCGGGGAGATCGTCGCCGCCAGCGGACTGTCCACCGGAGCCGTCTACAGCTACTTCCCCAGCAAGAACGACCTGGTGGTGGCTGTCTGCGAGGGCGTCGTGGACCACGTCATCGATCTGGCCGGCATCCGTGACGCCGCCGAACTGCTGGCCCGGATCCGCGCCCGCCACGCGGGTCACGCCCGGCTGATGGCGCAGGTGTGGGCCGAGGCCGCCGTCTCGCCCGGCCTCGCCGCCCGGATCCGGGGACAACTGGCCAAGGACCAGGAGACGGTCGCCGGGCTCATCCGCGAGGACCGCCGCGCACGCGGCCTGCCCGCCTCGCCGGACCCCGCCGGTGTGGCCGGCGCGCTGCTCGCGCTGCTCACGGGATATGCGCAGCGCCTGGCCATCGGCCAGGACATCGACACCCCCGCTTTCCGCCAGGCTCTGCAGAGCCTGCTCGGCGACGCGAACTGA
- the ddaH gene encoding dimethylargininase: MPSRKALIRQPSSRLDEGLVTHLERTGVDAVLALRQWEDYVNTLKGQGWETVEVAPADDCPDGVFVEDTVVMFRNVALITRPGAASRRPETAAVEEELARLGCSVNWVWEPGTLDGGDVLKVGDTLYVGRGGRTNAAGVAQLRAAFEPLGARVVAVPVSSVLHLKSAVTALPDGTVLGYPPLVDVPTLFPRFLPVPEPSGAHVVLLGGGRLLMAASAPKTAELLAGLGYEPVPVEIGEFEKLEGCVTCLSVRLRDLYV; the protein is encoded by the coding sequence GTGCCCAGCAGGAAAGCCCTGATCCGTCAGCCGAGTTCGCGTCTCGACGAGGGCCTCGTGACCCATCTGGAACGGACCGGCGTGGACGCCGTGCTCGCACTGCGGCAGTGGGAGGACTACGTCAACACCCTGAAGGGCCAGGGATGGGAGACCGTCGAGGTGGCCCCGGCGGACGACTGCCCGGACGGCGTCTTCGTCGAGGACACCGTGGTGATGTTCCGCAACGTCGCGCTGATCACCAGGCCGGGCGCCGCCTCGCGGCGGCCCGAGACGGCCGCCGTGGAGGAGGAACTCGCGCGGCTCGGCTGCTCGGTCAACTGGGTGTGGGAGCCGGGCACACTGGACGGCGGGGATGTGCTGAAGGTCGGCGACACGCTCTACGTGGGCCGGGGCGGCCGGACCAACGCCGCGGGGGTCGCCCAACTGCGCGCGGCGTTCGAGCCGCTCGGGGCGCGGGTGGTCGCCGTACCCGTCAGCAGTGTGCTGCACCTGAAGTCCGCGGTGACGGCACTGCCGGACGGGACGGTCCTCGGCTATCCGCCTCTTGTGGACGTGCCGACGCTCTTCCCACGCTTCCTGCCGGTGCCGGAGCCGTCGGGCGCGCACGTGGTGCTGCTCGGTGGCGGCAGGCTGCTGATGGCGGCGAGCGCGCCGAAGACCGCCGAACTGCTGGCCGGGCTCGGCTACGAGCCGGTACCGGTGGAGATCGGCGAGTTCGAGAAACTCGAAGGGTGTGTGACCTGTCTCTCCGTCCGTCTGCGTGACCTGTACGTGTGA
- a CDS encoding acyl-ACP desaturase: MTLTSPHLGSTDAWTDARLLYALEEVVEKELNRHLKVAKDWMPHEYVPWSDGRNFPGFFEDGDPWSPDQSKVTSLGRTALVVNLLTEDNLPSYHLEIASMFGRDGAWGTWVHRWTAEEGRHGIVMRDYLLASRAVDPDELERFRMAHMSEGYESDNRHSMLHSVAYVAFQELATRVSHRNTGHQSGDPVCDRMLARISTDENLHMVFYRNLLGAAFELAPDATMAAVRDVVVDFRMPGHGMPGFERAAVAMAVGEVYNLRIHHDDVLQPVLRYLKVMDIDGLGPVGLQAQEELGLFMNGLDGEAAKFDEKLAARKVRMAARGRA; encoded by the coding sequence GTGACCCTCACCTCTCCCCACCTCGGCAGTACGGACGCGTGGACAGACGCCCGGCTGCTGTACGCGCTGGAGGAAGTGGTGGAGAAGGAGCTCAACCGCCACCTGAAGGTGGCCAAGGACTGGATGCCCCACGAGTACGTGCCCTGGAGTGACGGCCGCAACTTCCCCGGCTTCTTCGAGGACGGCGACCCGTGGAGCCCGGACCAGTCCAAGGTGACCTCCCTCGGCAGGACGGCGCTCGTCGTCAACCTCCTGACCGAGGACAACCTGCCGAGCTACCACCTTGAGATCGCGTCGATGTTCGGCCGCGACGGCGCCTGGGGCACCTGGGTGCACCGCTGGACGGCCGAGGAGGGCCGGCACGGCATCGTGATGCGGGACTACCTCCTCGCGTCGCGCGCCGTCGATCCGGATGAGCTGGAGCGGTTCCGGATGGCGCACATGTCGGAGGGCTACGAGTCCGACAACCGCCACTCGATGCTGCACTCCGTCGCGTACGTCGCCTTCCAGGAACTCGCCACCCGCGTCTCGCACCGCAACACCGGCCACCAGTCGGGCGACCCGGTCTGCGACCGCATGCTGGCCAGGATCTCCACCGACGAGAACCTCCACATGGTCTTCTACCGCAACCTCCTCGGAGCGGCGTTCGAACTCGCGCCGGACGCGACGATGGCCGCCGTGCGCGACGTCGTCGTGGACTTCCGGATGCCGGGGCACGGTATGCCCGGCTTCGAGCGCGCCGCCGTCGCGATGGCGGTCGGCGAGGTCTACAACCTGCGCATCCACCACGACGACGTGCTGCAGCCCGTGCTGCGCTACCTGAAGGTCATGGACATCGACGGGCTGGGGCCCGTGGGGCTCCAGGCGCAGGAAGAACTGGGCCTGTTCATGAACGGCCTGGACGGGGAAGCCGCGAAGTTCGACGAGAAGCTCGCGGCCCGGAAGGTGCGGATGGCCGCGCGCGGGCGCGCGTAA